TAATTTTTGCTGAAATCTCTTTATATCTTTCATATCTGGGCTTTACAAATATTAAATGCGGACATTTCTTTTTTGCTAAAACACCACTCATTGCAGATCGAACACCAAATTTTCTAGCTTCATAACTTGCAGCAGAAACCACACCTCTTACTTCACTTCCACCAACAGCAACAGCTTTGCCTCTAAGTTCAGGATTATCCAATTGCTCTACAGATGCATAAAATGCATCCATATCAACATGAATAATTTTTCTAAAAGGTGGTTCCAATTCCATTCTATAAAATTAAAAAAAGAATAATTTAAATTCATTTTAAAATAACATCTTATATTAGTATAAATACTTTTTCTTTGGTTTTGCCGTATCTTTGTATAAATTTTTTTCCGAGGGTCAATGTTGTCAAAGATTAATAATTTACTTCACTATTTTAAGTCTAAATTTCCTAAGATTACTAAAATCACTTTTATTTCGGTTTATCTTATTTTCTTAGCAGGAGCTGTGGTTAGAATGACTGGATCTGGAATGGGATGCCCAGATTGGCCAAAATGTTTTGGTTATTTAATTCCTCCAACTTCAGAAGAACAAATTACTTGGAAACCAAATAAGGAGTTTAAAAAAGGAATGATCATTGTTAAAGATGAAACTCTTTTTGTAGCTCAAAACGATATTAAAACTTCTGAAAATTTCGCTGCCAGTAATTGGGAAAAGTACACAAAACACGATTACGCCAAATTTAATAAATATCACACTTGGACGGAATATATTAACAGATTAGCTTCTGTACTTTCTGGATTCGTTTTTATTTTTCTAATCTTGGGTTCTATTAAATATTGGAAAGAAAAAAAATCGATTACTCTTTTATCTTTCTTTGCTTTATTTCTGATGGGCTTTGAAGCTTGGCTTGGAAAAACCGTAGTAGATTCTAATTTAAAACCGACTATAATTACCATTCATATGGTTGTTGGGCTTTTAATTATTGGAATATTACTCTATTTACATTTTATCGTTTCTGAAAGGAAAAACAACTTTAAATACAATGCGCTTTTCAATAAACTTTTAATCTTTTCTGTAATTTTCTCGGTAATTCAAATTGCCATGGGAACTCAAGTAAGACAGTTTATCGATGAACAAGTAAAACAATTTGGTTTTGATAATAAGCAATATAGTTTAATGAATCCTAGTTTTAAATTTTACTTTCACAGGTCTTTCACCATTGCCATTGTGTTAGTTAATTTTGGAATGTTTTACTTAAATCAGATCAAAGATTTAGGTTATAAACTGGTTAATTGGATTGTCTTTTTAATTTTCCTAGAAACTATAACAGGAATTTTAATGTACTATGCTGAATTTCCTATTGGAACACAAGCTGTACATTTAT
This genomic stretch from Tenacibaculum jejuense harbors:
- a CDS encoding COX15/CtaA family protein; protein product: MLSKINNLLHYFKSKFPKITKITFISVYLIFLAGAVVRMTGSGMGCPDWPKCFGYLIPPTSEEQITWKPNKEFKKGMIIVKDETLFVAQNDIKTSENFAASNWEKYTKHDYAKFNKYHTWTEYINRLASVLSGFVFIFLILGSIKYWKEKKSITLLSFFALFLMGFEAWLGKTVVDSNLKPTIITIHMVVGLLIIGILLYLHFIVSERKNNFKYNALFNKLLIFSVIFSVIQIAMGTQVRQFIDEQVKQFGFDNKQYSLMNPSFKFYFHRSFTIAIVLVNFGMFYLNQIKDLGYKLVNWIVFLIFLETITGILMYYAEFPIGTQAVHLLAGAILFGLQFYLWMQSRKTTFTELV